In Zingiber officinale cultivar Zhangliang chromosome 6A, Zo_v1.1, whole genome shotgun sequence, a single genomic region encodes these proteins:
- the LOC121995714 gene encoding sulfite exporter TauE/SafE family protein 3-like — protein MEPKWRSAHFLTAVVVSLAAFVAVSAERRLRSEGAVAEAVKAEEVGLSDYVLRVVDFLWRPDESSYQHVWPPMKFGWQIVVGTIIGFLGSAFGSVGGIGGGGIYVPMLTLIIGFDAKSSTAISKCMIMGAAGSTVWYNLKLRHPTLDMPIIDYDLALLFQPMLMLGISIGVSFNVIFADWMVTVLLIILFIGTSTKAFLKGVETWKTETIVKREAKKRIEYNGSEETEYKALPSAPGNSNREEEKVLRGEAPLLENVCWKELGLLCFVWVAFLILQILKQNYTSTCSLWYWILNFLQVPVSLGVAGYEAISLYKGKRVISSKGNEEIGFTVLQLVSYCLIGVLAGVVGGLLGLGGGFILGPVFLELGIPPQVSSATATFAMTFSSSMSVVEYYLLNRFPVPYALYMVAVALVAAIIGQHIVRKIIEILGRASLIIFILSFTIFVSAVSLGGVGISNMIYKIEHHEYMGFEDLCKYEV, from the exons ATGGAACCCAAGTGGCGGAGCGCTCATTTTCTGACGGCGGTTGTGGTTTCTCTGGCGGCTTTCGTGGCGGTCTCCGCGGAGCGTCGACTGCGGTCGGAGGGGGCGGTGGCCGAGGCTGTTAAAGCGGAAGAGGTCGGACTGTCCGATTACGTGCTCAGGGTGGTCGACTTCCTGTGGCGGCCCGATGAGTCTTCCTACCAGCACGTCTGGCCG CCTATGAAATTTGGGTGGCAAATCGTTGTCGGAACCATCATCGGGTTCTTGGGCTCAGCATTTGGGAGCGTCGGAGGCATCGGTGGTGGTGGAATATATGTTCCCATGCTCACTCTCATCATTGGATTCGACGCCAAATCTTCCACTGCCATATCAAAAT GTATGATCATGGGTGCAGCCGGATCAACAGTTTGGTACAACCTTAAGCTCAGGCATCCCACTCTAGACATGCCGATCATCGACTACGATTTGGCTTTGCTTTTCCAACCAATGCTCATGCTGGGGATTAGTATTGGAGTCTCTTTCAATGTCATCTTTGCAGATTGGATGGTCACTGTCCTTCTAATTATCCTCTTCATAG GCACGTCAACCAAGGCTTTTCTGAAGGGGGTCGAGACATGGAAGACAGAGACAATTGTGAAGAGG GAGGCAAAAAAGCGTATAGAGTACAATG GGAGTGAAGAAACAGAATACAAAGCTCTCCCTTCTGCTCCTGGGAATTCAAatagagaagaggagaaggtgctTCGAGGAGAG GCTCCACTGTTGGAAAATGTTTGCTGGAAGGAGCTTGGTCTTCTTTGCTTCGTATGGGTAGCTTTCCTCATCCTGCAAATTTTGAAG CAAAATTATACGTCAACATGTTCTCTTTGGTATTGGATTCTGAACTTTCTTCAG GTTCCTGTATCACTGGGAGTTGCAGGATACGAGGCTATTAGCTTATACAAGGGAAAGAGAGTAATATCATCAAAGGGGAATGAAGAAATAGGTTTTACAGTTTTGCAGCTCGTTTCCTACTGCTTGATTGGTGTTCTTGCTGGAGTAGTTGGAGGGCTTCTTGGCCTCGGAGGAGGCTTCATCTTGGGCCCTGTATTCTTGGAACTTGGCATTCCTCCCCAG GTCTCAAGCGCCACCGCAACTTTTGCAATGACATTTTCTTCTTCCATGTCCGTCGTGGAGTACTACCTTCTGAATCGGTTCCCAGTCCCGTATG CATTGTACATGGTGGCGGTCGCACTGGTTGCGGCAATCATCGGCCAACACATAGTGAGGAAGATCATTGAAATACTGGGGAGAGCTTCTCTCATTATCTTCAttctttccttcacaatcttcgTCAGCGCTGTTTCTCTCG GTGGGGTTGGCATTTCCAACATGATTTACAAAATTGAGCATCACGAGTACATGGGCTTTGAAGATCTCTGTAAATATGAAGTGTAG